The following proteins are encoded in a genomic region of Pyrus communis chromosome 11, drPyrComm1.1, whole genome shotgun sequence:
- the LOC137708147 gene encoding uncharacterized membrane protein At1g16860-like produces the protein MGSRFNSHQLSNGLYVSGRPEQPKERTPTMSSVAMPYTGGDIKKSGELGKMFDIPTDASKSRKSGPITGPPSRTGSFGGAASHSGPIPNATVRAGHTTSGPVSSGGMPGSASLKKSNSGPLNKHGEPLKKSSGPQSGGVTPTARQNSGPLPPVLPATGLITSGPISSGPLNSSGAPRKVSGPLESMGSMKVHGSSIVHNQAITTLSQDDEFSFRKNFPKLIMWSLILLFVMGFIAGGFILGAVHNAILLIVVVILFGAVATLFTWNTYWGRRAIIGYISSYSDSELRTAKNGQFVKVSGVVTCGNLPLESSFQKIPRCVYTSASLYEYRGWGSKAANPTHRRFTWGLRSIERRVVDFYISDFQSGLRALVKTGSGARVTPYVDDSIVLDVNPEHEELSPEFIRWLGERKLSSDDRIMRLKEGYIKEGSTVSVMGVVQRNENVLMIVPPPEPVTTGCQWAKCIFPASLEGIVLRCDDASKNDVIPV, from the exons ATGGGTTCCAGATTCAATTCTCATCAACTCAGTAATGGCCTTTACGTATCAGGCCGGCCAGAGCAACCAAAGGAAAGGACTCCAACTATGAGCTCAGTTGCCATGCCCTATACTGGTGGAGATATCAAGAAGTCAGGAGAACTAGGGAAGATGTTTGATATCCCTACGGATGCCTCTAAGTCTAGAAAATCTGGACCTATAACTGGTCCTCCTTCAAGGACTGGATCTTTCGGAGGTGCTGCTTCACATTCAGGACCAATCCCTAATGCTACAGTTCGTGCTGGCCATACCACATCAGGTCCCGTATCATCTGGAGGCATGCCTGGTTCTGCTTCCTTAAAGAAGTCAAATTCTGGACCACTGAATAAGCATGGGGAACCTCTAAAGAAGTCGTCTGGTCCTCAATCTGGTGGGGTAACACCAACTGCCCGCCAAAACTCAGGACCTCTTCCTCCAGTTCTCCCTGCAACAGGTCTCATTACATCTGGACCCATTTCTTCTGGTCCACTAAATTCTTCTGGTGCCCCTCGTAAGGTATCTGGTCCTTTGGAATCAATGGGTTCAATGAAAGTACATGGATCCTCCATTGTTCACAATCAGGCCATTACTACTCTTAGCCAAGATGACGAATTTTCGTTTAGGAAGAACTTCCCAAAGCTAATTATGTGGTCTTTGATTCTTCTTTTCGTGATGGGGTTCATAGCTGGTGGTTTTATTCTAGGTGCAGTCCACAATGCAATTCTCCTCATCGTGGTTGTGATCCTTTTCGGTGCAGTTGCTACACTATTTACATGGAATACTTATTGGGGAAGACGAGCAATCATAGGTTATATTTCTAGTTATTCAGATTCCGAGCTTAGGACTGCAAAGAATGGGCAATTTGTGAAGGTGTCAGGG GTGGTCACTTGTGGTAATCTGCCCCTTGAGTCGTCCTTTCAAAAGATTCCAAGATGTGTGTATACATCTGCAAGTTTATATGAGTATCGAGGATGGGGTTCAAAAGCTGCCAACCCTACACATCGTCGCTTTACTTGGGGGCTCAGGTCCATAGAA AGGCGTGTGGTAGATTTTTACATCTCTGATTTCCAATCTGGGTTAAGAGCATTGGTAAAGACTGGCTCTGGGGCAAGGGTGACTCCTTATGTTGATGATTCAATTGTCCTTGATGTGAATCCGGAACATGAAGAGCTGTCTCCAGAGTTTATTAGATGGCTGGGAGAGAGGAAACTTTCAAGCGATGATCGTATTATGCGGTTGAAAGAAGG GTACATTAAAGAAGGAAGCACAGTTAGTGTAATGGGAGTTgtccaaagaaatgaaaatgtgCTGATGATTGTGCCTCCACCTGAGCCGGTCACGACAGGATGCCAGTGGGCCAAATGTATCTTTCCAGCCAGCCTCGAGGGTATTGTGTTGAGATGTGATGATGCATCAAAGAATGATGTCATCCCAGTTTAG
- the LOC137709039 gene encoding uncharacterized protein, whose amino-acid sequence MAQADFNHFTDLSPEQLRKLARILYYQEAKAIKNIQFEYEAKLAKYLRHCKACYESAIRLFDSDSKLEPWFSNDDKDRASIVNPANHPLQFVRNHVRMDYVNNIGDHVDGLPAHLDDVLTNKELELARKASEFRNDMMEIARGSQSPASRQYSWWIKETGSRLKN is encoded by the coding sequence ATGGCTCAGGCGGACTTTAATCACTTTACCGATCTCAGTCCTGAGCAGCTGCGCAAGCTTGCTCGTATACTTTACTACCAAGAAGCTAAGGCCATTAAGAATATCCAGTTCGAATACGAAGCCAAACTCGCGAAATACCTCCGGCATTGCAAAGCTTGTTACGAATCAGCGATAAGGCTTTTTGATAGTGACAGTAAGTTGGAGCCTTGGTTTAGTAACGACGACAAAGATCGGGCTTCTATTGTAAACCCTGCCAACCATCCACTCCAGTTCGTGCGCAATCATGTGCGAATGGATTACGTAAACAATATTGGAGACCATGTCGATGGCCTTCCTGCTCACCTGGATGATGTTCTGACCAATAAGGAATTAGAGCTGGCAAGAAAAGCTTCCGAATTCCGGAACGACATGATGGAGATCGCCAGGGGGAGTCAAAGTCCCGCATCACGCCAATACTCCTGGTGGATCAAGGAAACTGGAAGTCGTTTGAAGAACTAG